In Sideroxyarcus emersonii, one DNA window encodes the following:
- a CDS encoding N-acetylmuramoyl-L-alanine amidase has translation MLERALRLALLSCLLWIPTAFAQIAISAARIWPAQDYTRITLESQQPIRYNLFSLKNPERLVIDLEDVELNAALNELAGKIGSDDPYIRSVRIGRFKAGVVRLVLDLKAQVKPQLFSLQPVGDYGHRLVLDVYPLVAVDPLMALAQQGETKLAASEPSAASEVAEATPKPAIESPAEPAAKPAPLARTELSNRVLIVAVDAGHGGEDPGARGRRGTHEKDVTLAIARRLKAQIDKEPGMRAILIRDGDYFIPLGGRVEKARKAHADLFVSIHADAFVKSTARGSSVFALSEHGATSASARWLAKKENEADLIGGVNLAAKDPYLARTLLDLSQTATISDSLKLARHVLKELSGVNTLHRGHVEQAGFAVLKSPDTPSILVETAFISNPVEEQRLKDDAYQEKIAYAILSGVKRYFAQNPALSKPQLVQTE, from the coding sequence ATGCTTGAACGCGCTTTAAGACTCGCCCTCCTGTCTTGCCTGTTGTGGATACCGACCGCATTTGCCCAGATCGCCATCAGTGCCGCGCGTATCTGGCCTGCGCAGGATTACACGCGCATCACGCTGGAGTCGCAGCAACCCATCCGCTATAACCTCTTCAGCCTCAAGAACCCGGAACGCCTAGTGATCGACCTTGAGGATGTCGAGCTCAACGCCGCCCTGAATGAACTGGCCGGCAAGATCGGCAGCGATGATCCCTATATCAGGAGCGTGCGCATCGGCCGTTTCAAGGCTGGCGTCGTGCGCCTCGTGCTCGACCTCAAGGCACAGGTCAAACCCCAGTTGTTCAGTCTGCAGCCGGTGGGGGATTACGGACATCGTCTGGTGCTGGACGTGTATCCGCTGGTCGCGGTCGATCCGCTGATGGCGCTCGCCCAGCAAGGCGAGACCAAACTCGCGGCGAGCGAGCCCTCCGCCGCCAGCGAGGTTGCGGAAGCAACGCCCAAACCGGCGATCGAATCGCCAGCCGAGCCGGCCGCCAAGCCTGCGCCTCTGGCACGCACCGAACTCAGCAACCGCGTGCTCATCGTCGCCGTGGATGCGGGGCATGGCGGCGAAGACCCCGGTGCACGCGGTCGGCGCGGTACGCATGAAAAGGATGTGACGCTTGCCATCGCACGCCGGCTGAAGGCACAGATCGACAAGGAGCCCGGCATGCGCGCCATCCTGATCCGCGATGGCGATTACTTCATTCCGCTGGGCGGGCGCGTGGAGAAAGCTCGCAAGGCCCACGCCGACCTGTTCGTCTCCATCCATGCCGATGCCTTCGTCAAATCGACGGCGCGCGGCTCGTCCGTATTCGCGCTATCCGAGCACGGCGCAACCAGTGCCAGCGCACGCTGGCTGGCGAAGAAGGAGAACGAGGCCGACCTCATCGGCGGCGTGAACCTCGCCGCCAAGGACCCCTACCTTGCGCGCACCCTGCTCGACCTGTCGCAGACTGCCACCATCAGCGACAGCCTGAAACTCGCCCGACATGTGCTGAAAGAGCTCAGCGGCGTCAACACCCTGCATCGCGGTCACGTGGAACAGGCTGGTTTCGCCGTGCTGAAATCACCGGATACCCCGTCGATACTGGTGGAGACCGCCTTCATCAGCAATCCTGTCGAAGAGCAGCGCTTGAAAGACGACGCCTATCAGGAGAAGATCGCATACGCCATCCTGAGCGGGGTCAAACGCTATTTTGCGCAGAACCCTGCCCTGTCCAAACCACAGCTGGTACAGACCGAATAA
- the tsaE gene encoding tRNA (adenosine(37)-N6)-threonylcarbamoyltransferase complex ATPase subunit type 1 TsaE encodes MHEPNHSRSGVSRHSAAAQKLAINLPDEAATTAFAARLASVLQPGLMIYLRGNLGAGKTTMVRALLQSLGYVGNVKSPTYTLIERYEAAGLHLRHFDLYRFRGAEEWEDSGFRDEFDGRNICLVEWPEQATGLLPPADISLTFEILQDGRELTLHAYSPAGQTCLNAL; translated from the coding sequence TTGCATGAACCGAATCATAGCCGAAGTGGTGTAAGCAGACATTCCGCCGCAGCGCAGAAGCTCGCAATAAACCTGCCCGACGAGGCCGCCACGACGGCCTTTGCAGCCAGACTCGCAAGTGTCCTGCAACCGGGCCTGATGATCTATCTGCGCGGCAATTTGGGAGCAGGCAAGACGACGATGGTGCGGGCACTGCTGCAGAGCCTGGGTTACGTCGGCAATGTCAAAAGTCCGACCTACACCCTGATTGAGCGTTACGAAGCAGCTGGGTTACACTTACGCCACTTCGACCTGTATCGCTTTCGCGGTGCCGAAGAGTGGGAGGATTCCGGATTTCGTGATGAGTTCGACGGACGCAACATATGCCTTGTGGAATGGCCGGAACAGGCCACGGGCCTGCTGCCCCCCGCAGATATCAGCCTCACCTTCGAGATACTCCAGGACGGACGCGAACTTACACTCCATGCTTACAGCCCGGCAGGCCAGACATGCTTGAACGCGCTTTAA